A region from the Lycium barbarum isolate Lr01 chromosome 8, ASM1917538v2, whole genome shotgun sequence genome encodes:
- the LOC132606322 gene encoding calcium permeable stress-gated cation channel 1-like isoform X2 — protein MATLGDIGVSAAINILSAFIFLLAFAILRLQPINDRVYFPKWYLKGLRNSPTQSGGFLKKVVNLDWRAYIRFLNWVPDALTMPELELIDHAGLDSAVYLRIYLLGLKIFVPITLLAFTVLVPVNWTNRTLMKSGFTYSDIDKLSISNVPLGSQRFWTHIIMAYASTVWTCFVLQKEYEKVAAMRLQFLASEKRRPDQFTVLVRNVPPDTDESVSECVEHFFLVNHTDHYLTHQTRFHGLCGNKVDAINYQTAEVERLSKEIDEERERVKNDPKSIMPAAFVSFKTRWGAAVCAQTQQSRNPTLWLTEWAPEPRDVYWKNLAIPYVYLTIRRLIIGVAFFFLTFFFMIPITFVQSLASMEGIRKIAPFLKVIIDIPFIKSFIQGFLPGIALKIFLIFLPTILMLMSKFEGWESISALERRSASKYYIFNFVNVFLGSIIAGAAFDQLNTFLHQSTNEIPKTIGVAIPMKATFFITYIMVDGWAGIAGEILRLKPLIIFHLKNFFLVKTERDREKAMDPGSLDFNTGEPQIQLYFLLGLVYAVVTPFLLPFILVFFALAYIVFRHQIINVYHQKYESGAAFWPDVHGRIIFALIFSQLSLLGLLSTKRAAQSAPFLIALPVLTISFHFFCKGRYQPAFTKYPLQEARRKDTLEHAKEPNLNLKDYLQNAYLHPVFKGDDDHEYEEFNDRLESNSTVLVPTKRQSRGNTPAPSRKSANSSSSLPDAIDHTY, from the exons ATGGCAACACTGGGAGATATAGGAGTTTCTGCAGCTATAAATATTCTCTCtgcatttatttttcttttggcatTTGCAATTCTGAGGCTTCAACCAATAAATGACAGAGTGTACTTTCCAAAATGGTATCTTAAGGGTTTGAGAAACAGTCCAACGCAGTCTGGTGGATTTCTTAAAAAAGTTGTTAATTTGGATTGGAGGGCATACATAAGGTTTCTGAATTGGGTACCAGATGCACTCACAATGCCTGAACTTGAGCTCATTGACCATGCAGGATTAGACTCTGCTGTTTATTTAAGGATCTACTTGCTAGG GCTAAAAATATTTGTACCTATTACATTGCTTGCTTTTACTGTTCTGGTACCTGTTAATTGGACAAATAGAACTCTTATGAAGTCCGGGTTTACTTACAGTGACATTGATAAGCTTTCCATTTCAAATGTTCCACTCGGATCACAGAG GTTTTGGACTCATATCATTATGGCCTATGCCTCGACAGTTTGGACATGCTTTGTCTTACAAAAGGAGTATGAAAAAGTTGCAGCTATGAGACTGCAGTTTCTTGCATCTGAAAAACGTCGCCCTGATCAATTTACA GTCCTTGTCAGAAATGTTCCACCTGACACAGATGAATCAGTCAGTGAATGTGTCGAGCACTTTTTCCTGGTTAATCATACAGATCATTACCTCACACATCAG ACTCGTTTCCATGGCCTTTGTGGAAATAAAGTAGATGCAATCAACTATCAGACAGCTGAAGTTGAAAGACTATCGAAAGAG ATAGATGAAGAGAGAGAGCGGGTTAAAAATGACCCGAAATCTATTATGCCGGCGGCATTTGTCTCATTCAAGACACGGTGGGGTGCTGCTGTTTGTGCTCAAACTCAGCAATCACGAAATCCGACTTTGTGGTTAACTGAATGGGCTCCAGAGCCGCGTGATGTATATTGGAAAAACCTGGCGATTCCCTATGTGTATTTAACTATTAGGAGGCTCATAATCGGTGTTGCATTCTTTTTCCTAACATTCTTCTTCATGATTCCCATCACATTTGTCCAATCCCTTGCAAGTATGGAGGGGATCAGGAAAATAGCCCCATTCCTAAAAGTTATCATTGACAT ACCTTTCATCAAGTCATTCATCCAAGGTTTTCTACCCGGGATTGCTTTGAAGATCTTTCTCATATTTTTGCCAACTATATTGATGCTGATGTCCAAATTTGAGGGCTGGGAAAGTATATCAGCTCTGGAAAGAAGATCCGCATCTAAATACTACATCTTTAACTTTGTCAATGTGTTTCTCGGGAGCATAATTGCAGGAGCTGCATTTGATCAGCTAAATACTTTTCTTCATCAGTCAACAAATGA AATCCCTAAAACAATCGGTGTTGCTATCCCAATGAAAGCAACTTTCTTCATAACTTACATAATGGTTGACGGGTGGGCCGGTATTGCTGGAGAGATCCTAAGGTTGAAGCCACTAATAATCTTCCATTTGAAGAACTTTTTCCTGGTCAAAACTGAAAGGGATAGAGAGAAGGCGATGGATCCTGGAAGCCTCGATTTCAACACTGGAGAACCACAGATACAATTATACTTCTTGTTGGGCCTTGTCTATGCTGTAGTCACGCCATTTCTGCTTCCTTTCATACTGGTGTTCTTTGCCCTGGCATATATTGTGTTCCGTCATCAG ATTATAAATGTATACCATCAAAAGTATGAAAGTGGAGCAGCATTCTGGCCAGATGTTCATGGACGTATAATATTCGCTCTGATCTTCTCTCAGCTATCTTTACTGGGGTTGTTAAGTACAAAACGAGCTGCACAGTCAGCACCTTTCCTTATCGCCCTTCCTGTACTGACTATCTCTTTTCACTTCTTCTGTAAAGGGCGTTATCAGCCAGCATTCACCAAATATCCACTGCAG GAAGCAAGGAGGAAAGATactttagaacatgccaaagaaccCAATCTTAACTTGAAAGACTACCTTCAAAATGCTTATTTGCATCCTGTTTTTAAAGGTGATGATGATCATGAATACGAGGAGTTCAACGATAGGTTGGAGAGTAACAGTACCGTGCTGGTCCCAACAAAGCGCCAGTCAAGAGGAAATACTCCTGCGCCAAGCAGAAAGAGTGCCAACTCTTCTAGTTCACTTCCTGATGCTATTGACCACACTTATTAA
- the LOC132606322 gene encoding calcium permeable stress-gated cation channel 1-like isoform X1 — MATLGDIGVSAAINILSAFIFLLAFAILRLQPINDRVYFPKWYLKGLRNSPTQSGGFLKKVVNLDWRAYIRFLNWVPDALTMPELELIDHAGLDSAVYLRIYLLGLKIFVPITLLAFTVLVPVNWTNRTLMKSGFTYSDIDKLSISNVPLGSQRFWTHIIMAYASTVWTCFVLQKEYEKVAAMRLQFLASEKRRPDQFTVLVRNVPPDTDESVSECVEHFFLVNHTDHYLTHQVVYNANKLAKLVKEKKSKQNWLDYYHLKYSRNQSKRPMMKTRFHGLCGNKVDAINYQTAEVERLSKEIDEERERVKNDPKSIMPAAFVSFKTRWGAAVCAQTQQSRNPTLWLTEWAPEPRDVYWKNLAIPYVYLTIRRLIIGVAFFFLTFFFMIPITFVQSLASMEGIRKIAPFLKVIIDIPFIKSFIQGFLPGIALKIFLIFLPTILMLMSKFEGWESISALERRSASKYYIFNFVNVFLGSIIAGAAFDQLNTFLHQSTNEIPKTIGVAIPMKATFFITYIMVDGWAGIAGEILRLKPLIIFHLKNFFLVKTERDREKAMDPGSLDFNTGEPQIQLYFLLGLVYAVVTPFLLPFILVFFALAYIVFRHQIINVYHQKYESGAAFWPDVHGRIIFALIFSQLSLLGLLSTKRAAQSAPFLIALPVLTISFHFFCKGRYQPAFTKYPLQEARRKDTLEHAKEPNLNLKDYLQNAYLHPVFKGDDDHEYEEFNDRLESNSTVLVPTKRQSRGNTPAPSRKSANSSSSLPDAIDHTY; from the exons ATGGCAACACTGGGAGATATAGGAGTTTCTGCAGCTATAAATATTCTCTCtgcatttatttttcttttggcatTTGCAATTCTGAGGCTTCAACCAATAAATGACAGAGTGTACTTTCCAAAATGGTATCTTAAGGGTTTGAGAAACAGTCCAACGCAGTCTGGTGGATTTCTTAAAAAAGTTGTTAATTTGGATTGGAGGGCATACATAAGGTTTCTGAATTGGGTACCAGATGCACTCACAATGCCTGAACTTGAGCTCATTGACCATGCAGGATTAGACTCTGCTGTTTATTTAAGGATCTACTTGCTAGG GCTAAAAATATTTGTACCTATTACATTGCTTGCTTTTACTGTTCTGGTACCTGTTAATTGGACAAATAGAACTCTTATGAAGTCCGGGTTTACTTACAGTGACATTGATAAGCTTTCCATTTCAAATGTTCCACTCGGATCACAGAG GTTTTGGACTCATATCATTATGGCCTATGCCTCGACAGTTTGGACATGCTTTGTCTTACAAAAGGAGTATGAAAAAGTTGCAGCTATGAGACTGCAGTTTCTTGCATCTGAAAAACGTCGCCCTGATCAATTTACA GTCCTTGTCAGAAATGTTCCACCTGACACAGATGAATCAGTCAGTGAATGTGTCGAGCACTTTTTCCTGGTTAATCATACAGATCATTACCTCACACATCAG GTTGTTTACAATGCCAACAAACTGGCAAAATTGGTTAAGGAGAAGAAGAGTAAGCAAAATTGGCTTGATTATTACCATCTAAAGTATTCTAGAAATCAATCAAAACGGCCCATGATGAAG ACTCGTTTCCATGGCCTTTGTGGAAATAAAGTAGATGCAATCAACTATCAGACAGCTGAAGTTGAAAGACTATCGAAAGAG ATAGATGAAGAGAGAGAGCGGGTTAAAAATGACCCGAAATCTATTATGCCGGCGGCATTTGTCTCATTCAAGACACGGTGGGGTGCTGCTGTTTGTGCTCAAACTCAGCAATCACGAAATCCGACTTTGTGGTTAACTGAATGGGCTCCAGAGCCGCGTGATGTATATTGGAAAAACCTGGCGATTCCCTATGTGTATTTAACTATTAGGAGGCTCATAATCGGTGTTGCATTCTTTTTCCTAACATTCTTCTTCATGATTCCCATCACATTTGTCCAATCCCTTGCAAGTATGGAGGGGATCAGGAAAATAGCCCCATTCCTAAAAGTTATCATTGACAT ACCTTTCATCAAGTCATTCATCCAAGGTTTTCTACCCGGGATTGCTTTGAAGATCTTTCTCATATTTTTGCCAACTATATTGATGCTGATGTCCAAATTTGAGGGCTGGGAAAGTATATCAGCTCTGGAAAGAAGATCCGCATCTAAATACTACATCTTTAACTTTGTCAATGTGTTTCTCGGGAGCATAATTGCAGGAGCTGCATTTGATCAGCTAAATACTTTTCTTCATCAGTCAACAAATGA AATCCCTAAAACAATCGGTGTTGCTATCCCAATGAAAGCAACTTTCTTCATAACTTACATAATGGTTGACGGGTGGGCCGGTATTGCTGGAGAGATCCTAAGGTTGAAGCCACTAATAATCTTCCATTTGAAGAACTTTTTCCTGGTCAAAACTGAAAGGGATAGAGAGAAGGCGATGGATCCTGGAAGCCTCGATTTCAACACTGGAGAACCACAGATACAATTATACTTCTTGTTGGGCCTTGTCTATGCTGTAGTCACGCCATTTCTGCTTCCTTTCATACTGGTGTTCTTTGCCCTGGCATATATTGTGTTCCGTCATCAG ATTATAAATGTATACCATCAAAAGTATGAAAGTGGAGCAGCATTCTGGCCAGATGTTCATGGACGTATAATATTCGCTCTGATCTTCTCTCAGCTATCTTTACTGGGGTTGTTAAGTACAAAACGAGCTGCACAGTCAGCACCTTTCCTTATCGCCCTTCCTGTACTGACTATCTCTTTTCACTTCTTCTGTAAAGGGCGTTATCAGCCAGCATTCACCAAATATCCACTGCAG GAAGCAAGGAGGAAAGATactttagaacatgccaaagaaccCAATCTTAACTTGAAAGACTACCTTCAAAATGCTTATTTGCATCCTGTTTTTAAAGGTGATGATGATCATGAATACGAGGAGTTCAACGATAGGTTGGAGAGTAACAGTACCGTGCTGGTCCCAACAAAGCGCCAGTCAAGAGGAAATACTCCTGCGCCAAGCAGAAAGAGTGCCAACTCTTCTAGTTCACTTCCTGATGCTATTGACCACACTTATTAA